From Methanomassiliicoccales archaeon LGM-RCC1, one genomic window encodes:
- a CDS encoding V-type ATP synthase subunit D, protein MGAHDVTPNRSVLLQLKSRIKLTQGGHKVLKMKRDGLIIEFFDILEKARQMRAGVSSDYEYAMRTITIARAVEGEVAVKSAAYALKADPQVNVTSKSIMGMVVPKVEADHIHVLMTEKGYGVISTSAYIEAASIAFEKLLETIVRAAEVETTMKKLLDEIEKTKRRVNALEFKIIPELQESERFIKFSLEEMERENTTRLKHLKKA, encoded by the coding sequence GTGGGAGCACACGATGTCACCCCCAACCGTTCGGTACTGCTCCAGCTGAAGAGCAGGATCAAACTGACCCAAGGCGGTCACAAGGTCCTGAAGATGAAGAGAGACGGTCTCATCATCGAGTTCTTCGACATCCTGGAGAAGGCCAGGCAGATGCGTGCCGGCGTCAGCTCGGATTACGAGTACGCCATGCGCACCATCACCATAGCCCGTGCGGTAGAGGGAGAGGTCGCCGTGAAATCCGCGGCATATGCCCTCAAGGCAGACCCGCAGGTCAATGTAACCAGCAAGAGCATCATGGGAATGGTCGTTCCCAAGGTGGAGGCGGACCACATCCACGTCCTCATGACTGAGAAGGGATACGGAGTCATCTCCACCTCGGCCTACATCGAGGCCGCTTCGATCGCATTCGAGAAACTGCTCGAGACGATCGTCCGCGCCGCAGAGGTCGAGACCACCATGAAGAAACTGCTGGATGAGATCGAGAAGACCAAGAGGAGAGTCAACGCACTCGAGTTCAAGATCATTCCCGAGCTCCAGGAGTCCGAAAGGTTCATCAAATTCAGTCTCGAAGAGATGGAAAGAGAGAACACCACAAGGCTCAAGCACCTGAAGAAGGCATGA
- a CDS encoding V-type ATP synthase subunit I: protein MSRIVIVGANSCLDETIDLLYELENIHLIDHTVDADEGFTLGTPRPYSPKTAERLLKVRAMEKDLGINKHTKTQPISESEIRSQISSDSVESVESEVKAVLDRRNDLNQRITELNAKKKNLDLLARLPIDLDMYSGYRSIVSMVGTVEKDPTQSLKDFAEVFTSMDKKKGGVAAVFVRNEDRAKAQNILSECGFSEIPVPEEPVPVSIALKKVDTELASLTKEQEVVQKETEVLFEKHKHFLRASDEELAAEADKGTLPVRIATSEYTFLVDAWVPTSRAEMVKLTIESQIPATYVEVEENRGRKERESEKFEDRFKVVPTKMKHGRVSKHFEYPTKMMSVPKYNEVDPTTLIAIFLPLFFGFMVGDIGYAIPFIILGAYGLKFAKNPDWRAIATVLFFGGLWAAVFGFFFFGEALGMHFVGEAEGVEYTWQSLLGLENLDKAFTWLIGGHGVHKISAEYVGMLLKLSVYIGIVHLSLGYILAIYNKSKQFGFKHGFMEKGGAFLTFVGLVFICYAVATNLVTSSPLPNDLYMGFIGVGAVILLIGIVINAKAEGVMKVVIELPDTVGNILSYTRLVAIGMSKAGMALAFNYISIGMIAGGLDGILGLIVGFVAFVFFQLMIWTLGIMSAGLHALRLQLVEFMVRFYEGDGTEFTPLKIKRNKTVSSNKNVKEA from the coding sequence ATGAGTAGAATCGTGATTGTGGGTGCAAACTCATGTCTCGACGAGACGATTGATCTCCTGTACGAGCTTGAGAACATCCACCTGATCGATCATACTGTCGACGCGGATGAGGGTTTCACCCTCGGAACGCCCCGTCCCTACTCACCCAAGACAGCCGAGAGGCTTCTGAAGGTGCGTGCGATGGAGAAGGATCTCGGTATCAATAAGCATACCAAGACCCAACCGATTTCAGAGAGTGAAATCAGGAGCCAGATATCATCTGACAGCGTCGAATCTGTCGAGAGCGAGGTCAAAGCCGTTCTGGACAGAAGGAATGATCTCAATCAGAGAATCACCGAATTAAACGCAAAGAAGAAGAATCTTGATCTCCTTGCCAGACTACCGATAGACCTCGACATGTACTCCGGTTACAGGAGCATCGTGTCCATGGTCGGAACCGTGGAGAAGGACCCCACACAGTCCCTCAAGGACTTCGCTGAGGTCTTCACCTCTATGGACAAGAAGAAGGGCGGCGTCGCAGCTGTCTTCGTCAGGAACGAGGACAGGGCCAAGGCCCAGAACATCCTGTCCGAGTGCGGTTTCTCCGAGATACCCGTTCCAGAGGAACCGGTACCGGTCTCTATTGCCCTCAAGAAGGTCGACACAGAGTTGGCCAGCTTGACAAAGGAGCAAGAGGTAGTCCAGAAGGAAACAGAGGTTCTTTTTGAGAAGCACAAACATTTCCTCAGAGCATCCGATGAAGAACTCGCTGCGGAGGCTGACAAGGGTACTTTGCCCGTCAGGATAGCCACCTCAGAGTACACGTTCTTGGTCGACGCATGGGTACCTACAAGCAGAGCGGAGATGGTGAAGCTCACCATCGAGTCGCAGATACCCGCAACATACGTCGAGGTTGAAGAGAACCGTGGAAGGAAGGAGAGAGAATCGGAGAAGTTCGAGGACCGCTTCAAGGTCGTGCCCACCAAGATGAAGCACGGCAGAGTTAGCAAGCATTTCGAATATCCGACAAAGATGATGTCGGTACCAAAGTACAACGAGGTGGACCCCACAACGCTCATCGCGATCTTCCTCCCGCTGTTCTTCGGATTCATGGTAGGAGATATCGGATACGCTATCCCCTTCATCATCCTGGGAGCATACGGTCTGAAGTTCGCTAAGAACCCGGACTGGCGCGCTATCGCGACCGTCCTGTTCTTCGGAGGCCTGTGGGCCGCAGTGTTCGGTTTCTTCTTCTTCGGAGAAGCCCTAGGAATGCACTTCGTTGGTGAAGCAGAAGGCGTGGAGTACACGTGGCAGAGCCTGCTCGGCCTTGAGAACCTCGATAAGGCGTTCACATGGTTGATCGGCGGACACGGTGTGCACAAGATCTCAGCCGAGTACGTGGGCATGCTGCTCAAGCTGTCCGTCTACATCGGAATCGTCCACCTGAGCCTCGGATACATACTGGCGATTTACAACAAATCGAAGCAGTTCGGATTCAAGCACGGGTTCATGGAGAAGGGAGGAGCGTTCCTCACCTTCGTCGGACTGGTCTTCATCTGTTACGCAGTCGCTACCAACCTCGTCACCTCCAGCCCCCTCCCGAACGATCTCTACATGGGATTCATCGGCGTGGGTGCGGTGATATTGTTGATCGGTATCGTCATCAACGCGAAGGCAGAAGGTGTCATGAAGGTCGTCATCGAGCTTCCTGACACGGTCGGAAACATACTTTCATACACTCGTCTGGTCGCGATCGGAATGTCAAAGGCCGGTATGGCATTGGCATTCAACTACATCTCGATCGGAATGATCGCAGGAGGACTCGACGGTATCCTCGGACTCATCGTAGGATTCGTCGCATTCGTGTTCTTCCAGCTCATGATTTGGACTCTCGGAATTATGTCCGCGGGACTGCACGCATTAAGGTTGCAGCTCGTCGAGTTCATGGTCAGGTTCTACGAGGGAGACGGAACGGAGTTCACACCCCTCAAAATCAAACGCAACAAAACAGTTTCATCAAATAAAAATGTAAAAGAGGCTTGA
- a CDS encoding nitrogenase iron protein NifH gives MRRIAIYGKGGIGKSTTSSNISDALAESGLRVMQIGCDPKADSTSMIVGGRIPTVLDIMRDKPDRELDDMVHVGSHGVLCVECGGPRPGTGCAGRGIIAAFQELDRLDAMDVYKPDVIIYDVLGDVVCGGFAMPIRNGYARDVFVVTSGERMSLYAARNIATAVNDFKQDGYARFGGLIQNSRGVEDEDRLVLEAAKEIGSEMIFRLPRSPTVQQCESKDSTVVSGAPDSDMANLYRKLSKVLLDRSEDISGGMKIDDYSGCDGCN, from the coding sequence ATGCGCAGGATAGCGATCTACGGTAAGGGTGGCATAGGCAAATCCACGACCTCATCCAACATCTCCGATGCCCTGGCGGAGTCAGGGCTCAGAGTGATGCAGATCGGATGCGATCCCAAGGCCGATTCGACCAGCATGATCGTAGGAGGCAGGATCCCCACCGTATTGGACATCATGCGCGACAAACCTGACAGGGAACTGGACGACATGGTCCATGTAGGTTCCCACGGAGTGCTCTGCGTCGAATGCGGGGGCCCCCGCCCCGGCACGGGATGCGCCGGAAGGGGAATCATAGCCGCGTTCCAAGAGCTGGACCGTCTCGACGCCATGGACGTCTACAAACCCGATGTCATAATCTATGACGTTCTAGGAGACGTCGTGTGCGGAGGATTCGCCATGCCCATACGCAACGGCTACGCCAGGGATGTTTTCGTCGTCACATCCGGCGAGAGGATGTCCCTGTATGCCGCAAGGAACATCGCCACAGCGGTCAACGATTTCAAGCAGGACGGCTACGCCAGGTTCGGCGGGCTGATCCAGAACTCAAGGGGAGTGGAGGACGAGGACCGTCTCGTATTGGAAGCAGCCAAGGAGATCGGTTCAGAGATGATCTTCAGGCTCCCCAGGTCCCCCACAGTGCAACAGTGCGAATCGAAGGATTCCACGGTTGTCTCGGGAGCACCGGATTCCGATATGGCCAATCTCTACCGCAAGCTGTCAAAGGTACTGCTCGACAGGTCCGAGGATATCTCCGGCGGAATGAAGATCGACGATTATTCGGGATGCGACGGATGCAATTGA
- a CDS encoding ATPase, translating into MAEGIGLGLMAVGAGLAVGLAGLGTGMAQKDIGAAAVGAITEDPKMMGKALMFMVLPETVVIFGLVIAILALFVLPGQL; encoded by the coding sequence ATGGCAGAAGGAATTGGATTAGGACTTATGGCAGTTGGAGCAGGACTTGCAGTCGGACTCGCTGGACTGGGAACAGGAATGGCCCAGAAAGACATCGGAGCAGCAGCCGTCGGTGCAATCACCGAGGACCCCAAGATGATGGGAAAGGCACTGATGTTCATGGTGCTTCCTGAGACCGTCGTTATCTTCGGACTGGTCATTGCTATCCTCGCTCTCTTCGTATTACCCGGTCAGTTGTGA
- a CDS encoding V-type ATP synthase subunit A, protein MSTEGVIYRVAGPVVTATGISPKMYDVVHVGKEQLMGEVIKIVGEYSIIQVYEDTDNVKPGEPVTNTGKPLSVELGPGLLESVYDGIQRPLPVLREKMGDFIFRGVAAPGLDHKKKWEFNPTVKKGDEVSEGMVIGTVQEGPILHKIMVPIGLNGKVDSISTGKFTIDETVAKIAGKEVCMMQYWPVRNPRPVAEKYQPDIPLVTGLRVLDTMFPLAKGGAAAIPGAFGTGKTVTQQSLAKYSDAEIVVYIGCGERGNEMTEVLTEFPELEDPRTGMKLMKRTVLIANTSNMPVAAREASVYTGMTIAEYFRDMGYNVALMADSTSRWAEAMREISSRLEEMPGEEGYPAYLAGRLSEFYERAARAKVLSGGDGSVSVIGAVSPPGGDLSEPVTQNTLRIVRVFWALDTKLRERRHFPTINWLTSYTMYDRQLLDWFKANVAEDYPALKAWAMKTLQKEAELQDVVQMVGSDSLPDEQKITLEVAKMIREIFLQQNAYDPVDCYCPLNRQYKMLTLIKKYSDMSEKALQAGAAVDKIAYLPVRTRFNQSKYEPNVDEELEAVDADMDKQFAELGA, encoded by the coding sequence ATGAGCACTGAAGGTGTAATTTACAGGGTCGCCGGACCTGTCGTGACCGCCACAGGAATCTCACCCAAGATGTACGATGTCGTACACGTTGGAAAGGAGCAACTGATGGGAGAGGTCATCAAAATCGTCGGCGAGTACTCCATCATCCAGGTCTATGAGGACACAGACAACGTCAAACCGGGAGAGCCTGTCACAAACACAGGAAAGCCCCTGTCCGTTGAGCTCGGTCCCGGACTCTTGGAATCCGTTTACGACGGAATCCAGAGGCCTCTCCCCGTTCTGAGGGAGAAGATGGGAGACTTCATTTTCCGTGGAGTCGCTGCACCTGGATTGGATCACAAGAAGAAATGGGAGTTCAACCCCACAGTGAAGAAGGGAGACGAGGTCTCCGAGGGAATGGTCATCGGTACCGTGCAGGAGGGACCTATCCTCCACAAGATCATGGTGCCCATCGGACTCAACGGAAAGGTCGACTCGATCTCTACCGGAAAGTTCACCATCGACGAAACGGTTGCCAAGATCGCCGGAAAGGAAGTCTGCATGATGCAGTACTGGCCCGTCCGTAACCCCAGGCCCGTCGCCGAGAAGTACCAGCCCGACATCCCCCTGGTCACTGGACTTCGTGTCCTGGACACGATGTTCCCCCTCGCAAAGGGAGGAGCAGCCGCAATCCCCGGAGCATTCGGAACCGGAAAGACTGTCACACAGCAGTCCCTCGCAAAGTACTCCGATGCCGAGATCGTGGTCTACATCGGATGCGGTGAGCGTGGAAACGAGATGACCGAGGTTCTGACAGAGTTCCCCGAACTCGAGGACCCCAGGACAGGAATGAAGCTCATGAAGAGGACCGTTCTCATCGCGAACACCTCCAACATGCCTGTGGCAGCTCGTGAGGCTTCCGTTTACACTGGAATGACCATCGCCGAGTACTTCAGGGACATGGGCTACAACGTCGCACTCATGGCCGACTCCACCTCCAGGTGGGCAGAGGCAATGCGTGAGATCTCCTCCAGGCTGGAAGAGATGCCCGGAGAAGAGGGATACCCCGCATACCTTGCAGGACGTCTCTCCGAGTTCTACGAGCGTGCCGCAAGGGCCAAGGTGCTCAGCGGAGGAGACGGATCCGTTTCCGTTATCGGAGCGGTTTCACCCCCCGGAGGAGACCTTTCGGAGCCCGTCACTCAGAACACACTGCGTATCGTACGTGTCTTCTGGGCACTGGACACCAAGCTCCGTGAGAGGAGGCACTTCCCCACAATCAACTGGCTGACATCGTACACCATGTACGACAGGCAGCTGCTCGACTGGTTCAAGGCCAACGTCGCAGAGGACTACCCCGCGCTGAAGGCATGGGCCATGAAGACCCTCCAGAAGGAGGCCGAGCTGCAGGACGTCGTCCAGATGGTCGGTTCCGACTCTCTGCCCGACGAGCAGAAGATCACACTCGAGGTCGCAAAGATGATCCGTGAGATCTTCCTACAGCAGAACGCATACGACCCCGTCGATTGTTACTGCCCCCTCAACAGGCAGTACAAGATGCTGACCCTGATCAAGAAGTACTCCGACATGTCGGAGAAGGCTCTGCAGGCAGGCGCAGCCGTCGACAAGATCGCATACCTCCCCGTGAGGACGAGATTCAACCAGTCCAAGTACGAGCCCAACGTTGACGAGGAGCTCGAGGCTGTAGACGCAGACATGGACAAGCAGTTCGCGGAGCTTGGAGCGTGA
- a CDS encoding sirohydrochlorin cobaltochelatase, with the protein MSKGIIIVGYGTRKGNLEEVLETQARRLRCRGWKHVGIAYFRVSSPTIPEALEAMVDEGVDQIVVLPYYIAEGTLTRELIPEKFGMQADMAEVQCKGKTVTIQIAPAFDVSFSLTDIICDKIADVNGDQDCGILVLGHGTRYKSLTNMRVVKLNAERLRERGYSHALHSFNEFCEPSIKDVLSDLEKQGVKRIIAIPLFIAMGLHLGEEIPEQLGIPPYSEGGDITVNGRTISLSYTRPVEADNRLTDLLDRQARHYLGIQ; encoded by the coding sequence ATGTCCAAAGGAATCATCATAGTCGGATACGGAACAAGGAAAGGAAATCTAGAGGAGGTCCTGGAAACACAGGCACGCAGGCTCAGGTGCAGGGGATGGAAGCACGTGGGCATCGCTTATTTCAGGGTAAGCTCCCCCACGATCCCCGAGGCGCTGGAGGCCATGGTCGACGAAGGCGTCGATCAGATCGTCGTCCTCCCCTACTACATCGCGGAGGGAACACTCACAAGGGAGCTTATACCCGAGAAGTTCGGCATGCAGGCGGACATGGCGGAGGTCCAGTGCAAGGGCAAGACCGTCACCATCCAGATCGCTCCCGCATTCGACGTGAGCTTCTCCCTCACCGACATCATCTGCGACAAGATCGCAGATGTGAACGGAGACCAGGATTGCGGAATCCTCGTCCTCGGACACGGAACCAGGTACAAGTCCCTCACGAACATGCGCGTCGTGAAGCTCAACGCAGAGAGGCTCAGAGAGAGGGGCTATTCCCATGCTCTGCACTCGTTCAACGAGTTCTGCGAGCCTTCCATCAAGGATGTCCTCAGTGATCTGGAGAAGCAGGGAGTCAAGAGGATCATCGCGATCCCCCTGTTCATCGCAATGGGCCTGCACCTCGGAGAGGAGATCCCCGAGCAGCTGGGAATCCCTCCCTACAGCGAAGGCGGAGACATCACCGTCAACGGAAGGACAATATCGTTGTCCTACACCCGCCCGGTAGAGGCGGACAACCGTCTCACCGACCTGCTCGACAGGCAGGCAAGGCATTATCTCGGCATTCAGTGA
- the ahaC gene encoding ATP synthase A1 subunit C, which produces MFGRGKNKGNYAYTATRAKAMKALLIKEDDYNKMLQLGVSELARFTSEAGYAKEVTELADKTEGVDLVERATYMYLADTCKSLLQGAQGELYTLLASYLQKWDNWNVKVILRGKSYGLSVDNIRADLVPAGNMGAEELERLISLESSEEILTAYCKAEAIPLPADLLADYKQTGTLGRIEDYLDKVQYERLIRVIPTTSLPTRMFSDYIRRVVDMKNLETILKLKVEGVTGDKVMDYVIPGGKQIDMKFAKQLADAETVKDTYSDLAQLDFYDYFKELVEAGDMTVRDLILKMKKYEIEESKKFAKEYPLSILPAVDYMIGIENEVRNIRTIARGIESGLDKETIKGLLVI; this is translated from the coding sequence ATGTTCGGGCGCGGTAAGAACAAAGGCAACTACGCATACACCGCCACCAGAGCGAAAGCGATGAAGGCGCTCCTGATCAAGGAGGATGACTACAACAAGATGTTGCAGCTCGGTGTCAGCGAACTGGCCCGTTTCACCTCCGAGGCAGGATACGCCAAGGAAGTCACGGAGCTCGCTGATAAGACCGAGGGAGTCGACCTCGTCGAGCGTGCGACCTACATGTACCTTGCGGACACCTGCAAGTCCCTTCTCCAGGGAGCACAGGGAGAGCTTTACACCCTCCTCGCGTCATACCTGCAGAAGTGGGACAACTGGAACGTGAAGGTCATCCTGCGTGGAAAGTCATATGGTCTGTCAGTGGACAACATCAGAGCAGATCTGGTCCCCGCTGGCAATATGGGCGCCGAAGAATTAGAGAGACTCATATCGCTCGAGTCGAGCGAAGAGATATTGACTGCTTACTGCAAGGCCGAGGCCATCCCGCTTCCCGCCGATCTTCTGGCGGATTACAAGCAGACCGGAACCCTCGGCAGGATCGAGGATTACCTCGACAAGGTCCAGTACGAGAGGCTCATCAGGGTCATCCCGACAACCTCCCTTCCGACACGTATGTTCTCGGATTACATCAGGAGGGTCGTCGACATGAAGAACCTGGAGACCATCCTCAAGCTGAAGGTCGAGGGCGTAACCGGTGACAAGGTCATGGATTACGTCATCCCCGGAGGAAAGCAGATCGATATGAAGTTCGCCAAACAGCTGGCAGACGCGGAGACCGTCAAGGACACCTACTCCGACCTCGCACAGCTCGACTTCTACGATTACTTCAAGGAACTGGTAGAGGCCGGGGACATGACCGTCCGCGACCTTATCCTGAAGATGAAGAAATACGAGATCGAGGAATCCAAGAAGTTCGCGAAGGAATACCCTCTGTCCATCCTACCCGCCGTCGATTACATGATCGGCATCGAGAACGAGGTAAGGAATATCAGGACGATCGCGAGGGGAATCGAGAGCGGACTCGACAAGGAAACGATCAAAGGATTGCTGGTGATCTGA
- a CDS encoding V-type ATP synthase subunit F encodes MEIAVIGSEEFTLGFRLAGIRRVFVADQENYQEKMLDALSQPTIGILAVDAKDLDNLPFNMRHRVLESIQPVVVAVGGSDDDLREKVKRAIGVDLYKNEDD; translated from the coding sequence ATGGAAATCGCAGTTATAGGCAGTGAGGAGTTCACACTCGGATTCAGGCTTGCCGGAATCAGGCGCGTATTCGTAGCCGACCAAGAAAACTATCAAGAAAAGATGCTGGACGCATTGTCCCAGCCTACAATCGGTATCCTCGCAGTAGATGCGAAGGACCTCGACAATCTCCCCTTCAACATGAGGCACAGGGTTCTGGAGTCCATCCAGCCCGTCGTGGTGGCCGTCGGAGGATCGGATGACGATCTCCGCGAGAAGGTCAAGAGGGCGATTGGCGTAGATTTATACAAAAATGAGGATGATTGA
- a CDS encoding V-type ATP synthase subunit B, protein MAAAKAKTAAAKPAAKKAAKPAAAKKVTKTAAKATKPVAKKVEAKISKEYKTVSQIAGPLIYVKKTEPVGYKEMVNIRLSDGTTRRGQVLDSSDEVVVVQVFEGTSGIDRDASVRFLGDTMKMPVSKDMLGRILSGSGQPLDGGAPIVPEKELEINGAAINPWARDSPSDFIQTGISTIDGMNTLVRGQKLPIFSASGLPHNEIALQIARQAKVRGENEEFAVVFIAMGITNEEKQMFMKEFERTGALKNAVVFLNLADDPAVERTLTPRLGLTTAEYMAFDLGMQVLVIMTDITNYCEALRQIGAAREEVPGRRGYPGYMYTDLAQLYERAGRIKGKKGSITQIPILSMPGGDITHPIPDLSGYITEGQIVLSMDLHRNGIYPPVNVSSSLSRLMGGGTGEGRTREDHKGVSDQLYAAYAEGKDLRGLVAIVGKDSLSAKDRKLLEFADLFEDRFVRQGAEEDRSIEQTLDLGWELFTALDLDQITRISRKYIDKYLPKKA, encoded by the coding sequence ATGGCAGCAGCAAAAGCAAAGACGGCCGCAGCGAAACCCGCAGCTAAGAAGGCAGCGAAACCCGCAGCAGCCAAGAAGGTAACGAAGACTGCAGCAAAGGCGACCAAGCCTGTAGCCAAGAAGGTCGAGGCAAAGATCAGCAAAGAGTACAAGACAGTCTCCCAGATCGCCGGACCTCTGATCTACGTCAAGAAGACAGAGCCCGTCGGATACAAAGAGATGGTCAACATCAGGCTCTCCGATGGAACGACAAGGAGGGGACAGGTTCTGGACTCCTCGGATGAGGTCGTCGTCGTCCAGGTGTTCGAGGGAACATCCGGAATCGACAGGGACGCATCCGTCAGGTTCCTCGGCGACACCATGAAGATGCCCGTGTCCAAGGACATGCTCGGAAGGATCCTCTCTGGATCCGGACAGCCCCTGGACGGAGGAGCACCCATCGTGCCCGAGAAGGAGCTGGAGATCAACGGAGCCGCTATCAACCCGTGGGCAAGGGACTCCCCGTCGGATTTCATCCAGACAGGAATCTCAACCATCGACGGAATGAACACCCTGGTCAGGGGACAGAAGCTTCCTATCTTCTCCGCATCCGGACTTCCCCACAACGAGATCGCTCTTCAGATCGCTCGTCAGGCAAAGGTCCGCGGAGAGAACGAGGAGTTCGCTGTCGTGTTCATCGCGATGGGAATCACCAACGAAGAGAAGCAGATGTTCATGAAGGAGTTCGAGAGGACCGGTGCACTGAAGAACGCAGTGGTCTTCCTGAACCTCGCAGACGACCCCGCTGTGGAGCGTACCCTGACACCCCGTCTCGGACTCACCACCGCAGAGTACATGGCTTTCGACCTCGGTATGCAGGTGCTGGTCATCATGACCGATATCACCAACTACTGTGAGGCTCTCCGTCAGATCGGAGCAGCCCGTGAAGAGGTGCCCGGAAGGCGTGGATACCCCGGTTACATGTACACCGACCTCGCACAGCTGTACGAGCGTGCAGGAAGGATCAAGGGCAAGAAGGGATCGATCACTCAGATCCCTATCCTTTCGATGCCCGGTGGAGACATCACCCACCCGATCCCCGACCTGTCCGGATACATCACCGAGGGACAGATCGTTCTGTCCATGGACCTCCACAGGAACGGTATCTACCCGCCAGTCAACGTTTCATCCTCACTCAGCCGTCTGATGGGAGGAGGAACCGGAGAGGGAAGGACCCGTGAGGACCACAAGGGAGTCTCCGATCAGCTCTATGCGGCATACGCAGAGGGTAAGGACCTCCGTGGACTGGTCGCCATCGTCGGAAAGGACTCGCTGTCCGCAAAGGACAGGAAGCTCCTGGAGTTCGCTGACCTGTTCGAGGACCGCTTCGTCAGGCAGGGAGCCGAGGAGGACCGTTCCATCGAGCAGACCCTCGACCTCGGTTGGGAGCTGTTCACCGCCCTCGATCTGGACCAGATCACAAGGATCAGCCGTAAGTACATCGACAAGTACCTGCCCAAGAAGGCTTGA
- a CDS encoding V-type ATP synthase subunit E family protein — MALDKVTAEIMAISDEAVAKIQAETAAEIARIQSETETKIAELKESEDKRLADTIDRMDRQEVSSAELESKKIVLAKKKEVLSEVFDETLAELEGASAEQKLKHYKNMVNAAKTIIPEPKAIISENDKFTAKDLGVKKVEKDSRIKAGLILQSEDGQIEIDMQYSALLRTVWDRGIKNVSDILFG, encoded by the coding sequence ATGGCATTAGACAAAGTGACTGCGGAGATCATGGCGATCTCCGACGAGGCCGTGGCGAAGATCCAGGCAGAGACTGCCGCAGAGATCGCCCGCATCCAGTCGGAGACAGAGACCAAGATCGCCGAGTTGAAAGAAAGCGAAGACAAGAGGCTCGCGGACACCATCGACCGCATGGACCGTCAGGAAGTCTCCAGCGCAGAGCTGGAGAGCAAGAAGATCGTCCTTGCCAAGAAGAAGGAGGTCCTCTCCGAGGTCTTCGACGAGACACTCGCCGAGCTCGAGGGTGCATCAGCCGAACAGAAGCTGAAGCACTACAAGAACATGGTGAATGCCGCCAAGACCATCATCCCTGAACCCAAGGCCATCATCTCCGAGAACGACAAGTTCACGGCGAAGGACCTCGGTGTCAAGAAGGTCGAGAAGGACAGCAGGATCAAGGCAGGTCTCATCCTCCAGAGCGAGGACGGCCAGATCGAGATCGACATGCAGTACTCCGCTCTTCTCCGCACGGTTTGGGACCGCGGCATCAAGAACGTGTCCGACATTCTCTTCGGGTGA